In Roseomonas fluvialis, one genomic interval encodes:
- a CDS encoding MIP/aquaporin family protein, with the protein MAPYGQAALSQQIGPDRFNADWKNPQHRARRLVSEFIGTAGLTFVLSGGAAILALYAGAPVHPFQAAFILSAVSALWLVAAVYFLGDISAHFNPAMTFAFTLRGDMGWPMCATYVVVQLIAGVAGSMLARGFFGIEGNLAATQPPPGLALHAAAFEAVLTFGMVLMVLSMANGPKLNGQFIPIAVGAYVMSLGTMGGPFQGAAMNPARAFGPDVARGDLSTWWVYVVGPLSGALIAVLVARFLRGPAKAQEAQAAMGTPLGRE; encoded by the coding sequence GTGGCGCCCTACGGACAGGCTGCGCTGTCGCAGCAGATCGGCCCCGATCGCTTCAACGCCGACTGGAAGAACCCCCAGCACCGCGCCCGCCGCCTGGTGTCCGAGTTCATCGGCACGGCGGGCCTCACCTTCGTGCTGTCAGGCGGTGCGGCCATCCTCGCGCTCTACGCCGGTGCGCCGGTGCATCCCTTCCAGGCGGCCTTCATCCTCTCCGCCGTCTCAGCGCTGTGGCTGGTCGCGGCGGTCTACTTCCTCGGCGACATCAGCGCGCACTTCAACCCGGCCATGACCTTCGCCTTCACGCTGCGCGGCGACATGGGCTGGCCGATGTGCGCGACCTACGTGGTCGTACAACTCATTGCCGGCGTGGCCGGATCGATGCTGGCCCGCGGGTTCTTCGGCATCGAAGGCAACCTGGCCGCAACGCAGCCCCCACCCGGCCTGGCGTTGCATGCCGCCGCCTTCGAGGCCGTACTCACCTTCGGCATGGTGCTGATGGTGCTGTCCATGGCGAACGGCCCGAAGCTGAACGGGCAATTCATCCCGATCGCGGTCGGCGCCTATGTCATGTCGCTCGGCACTATGGGCGGCCCTTTCCAAGGCGCCGCCATGAATCCTGCCCGCGCCTTCGGCCCCGACGTGGCGCGCGGCGACCTCTCGACCTGGTGGGTCTACGTCGTGGGCCCCCTGAGCGGTGCCCTGATCGCCGTTCTGGTCGCCCGCTTCCTGCGCGGCCCGGCCAAGGCCCAGGAAGCCCAGGCCGCGATGGGCACGCCGCTGGGGCGGGAATGA
- a CDS encoding class II fumarate hydratase, with translation MVATRQETDSLGVVEVPADKLWGAQTQRSLEHFSIARDLIPREMITSYAILKKGAAIANHEDKRLADEQFKLIVATCDEILAGQHHDMFPLHVWMTGSGTQFNMNVNEVISNRCCQMAGTPLGSHAPVHPNDHVNMAQSSNDSFPSAMYIATALGAKQRLLPALQALHDSIAKKAEAWADIVKIGRTHMQDATPLTLGQEWSGYAGLLADGIARIEAALSDVYKLALGGTAVGTGINSAPGFDTAAAAQIAKLTGLPFVTAPNKFTVQGSHDALVQFSGCLRTLAVSLYKIGNDIRLLSCGPRAGFAELNVPANEPGSSIMPGKVNPTQAEALTMAAVQVMANDMAVGFGGAGGYLEMNVYKPLIIYNVTHSITLLTDSMTNFRTFLVEGTTPNLKKIGEYVERSLMLVTALSPVIGYDKASKIAHYAMDNDLTLKAAALKLGYVDEATFDRVVDPAKMVKPYVAAEG, from the coding sequence ATGGTCGCAACGCGCCAGGAAACCGACAGCCTCGGGGTGGTCGAGGTGCCCGCCGACAAGCTTTGGGGCGCCCAGACGCAACGCTCGCTCGAGCACTTCTCGATCGCGCGCGACCTGATCCCGCGCGAGATGATCACCTCCTACGCCATCCTCAAGAAGGGCGCGGCGATCGCGAACCACGAGGACAAGCGGCTCGCGGATGAACAGTTCAAGCTCATCGTCGCGACCTGCGACGAGATCCTGGCCGGCCAGCACCACGACATGTTTCCGCTGCATGTCTGGATGACGGGGTCCGGCACGCAGTTCAACATGAACGTCAACGAGGTGATCTCGAACCGCTGCTGCCAGATGGCCGGCACGCCGCTCGGGTCGCACGCGCCGGTGCACCCCAATGACCACGTCAACATGGCGCAGTCGTCGAACGATTCCTTCCCCTCGGCCATGTACATCGCGACCGCGTTGGGCGCGAAGCAGCGGCTGCTGCCGGCGCTGCAGGCGCTGCACGATTCCATCGCGAAGAAGGCCGAAGCGTGGGCCGACATTGTCAAGATCGGCCGCACCCACATGCAGGACGCGACGCCGCTCACGCTCGGCCAGGAATGGTCCGGCTATGCCGGGCTGCTGGCGGACGGCATCGCGCGGATCGAGGCCGCGCTCAGCGATGTCTACAAGCTGGCACTGGGCGGCACGGCCGTCGGCACCGGCATCAACTCCGCCCCGGGCTTCGACACCGCGGCGGCGGCGCAGATCGCCAAGCTCACCGGCCTGCCCTTCGTCACCGCACCCAACAAGTTCACCGTGCAGGGCAGCCACGACGCGCTGGTGCAGTTCTCCGGCTGCCTGCGCACGCTGGCGGTCTCGCTGTACAAGATCGGCAACGACATCCGCCTGCTGTCCTGCGGGCCGCGCGCCGGCTTCGCGGAACTGAACGTCCCCGCGAACGAACCTGGCTCCTCGATCATGCCTGGCAAGGTGAACCCCACCCAGGCGGAGGCGCTGACCATGGCCGCTGTCCAGGTCATGGCGAACGACATGGCGGTCGGCTTCGGCGGCGCTGGCGGCTATCTCGAGATGAACGTCTACAAGCCGCTGATCATCTACAATGTCACGCATTCCATCACGCTGCTGACCGACAGCATGACCAACTTCCGCACGTTCCTGGTGGAAGGCACCACGCCGAACCTCAAGAAGATCGGCGAATACGTCGAACGCTCGCTCATGCTGGTCACGGCGCTGTCGCCGGTGATCGGCTACGACAAGGCATCGAAGATCGCGCATTACGCCATGGACAACGACCTCACGCTGAAGGCCGCCGCACTCAAGCTCGGCTACGTCGATGAAGCGACCTTCGACCGCGTGGTCGACCCGGCGAAGATGGTGAAGCCGTACGTCGCGGCGGAGGGCTGA
- a CDS encoding 2-keto-4-pentenoate hydratase, whose amino-acid sequence MASDAAEAIIEARRSRRILAPLGRIAPATPEAGYALQREVALRLGGLPPAGFKIGATTKQMQAYLGLSGPAGGFVPKAGLKRTPASVRHADYVDPGIECEVGLRLARDIPAGPCTADEAADAVGEVFAAMEIVDRRYGDLAVLGTPTLIADQVFHAGGVLGPPVAGWRALGLDLAATRGRISVDGEVRGEGVGADLLGHPFAALAWLAGSGCAAAFGGLRAGQVVFLGSVTPPIWIDRPCRTAVDFDTLGRVELEFT is encoded by the coding sequence ATGGCCTCCGACGCCGCCGAAGCCATCATCGAGGCGCGGCGCAGCCGCCGGATCCTGGCACCACTCGGCAGGATCGCGCCCGCGACGCCGGAGGCCGGCTACGCGCTGCAGCGTGAGGTCGCGCTGCGCCTGGGCGGCCTGCCGCCGGCGGGCTTCAAGATCGGTGCGACGACGAAGCAAATGCAGGCCTATCTGGGGCTGTCCGGGCCGGCGGGGGGCTTCGTGCCGAAGGCTGGGCTGAAGCGCACGCCGGCCAGTGTGCGCCATGCCGACTACGTCGATCCGGGCATCGAGTGCGAGGTCGGGCTCCGGCTTGCGCGTGACATCCCGGCCGGGCCCTGCACGGCGGATGAGGCGGCGGATGCGGTCGGCGAGGTTTTCGCCGCCATGGAGATCGTCGATCGCCGCTATGGCGACCTCGCGGTGCTCGGCACGCCGACGCTCATCGCCGACCAGGTCTTCCATGCGGGCGGCGTGCTGGGGCCGCCGGTGGCGGGGTGGCGGGCGCTCGGGCTCGACCTGGCGGCGACACGCGGGCGGATCAGCGTGGACGGCGAGGTGCGTGGCGAGGGCGTGGGGGCGGATCTGCTCGGGCATCCCTTCGCCGCGCTGGCCTGGCTGGCGGGGTCGGGCTGTGCGGCGGCGTTCGGCGGGCTGCGCGCCGGACAGGTGGTGTTCCTGGGGTCGGTGACGCCGCCGATCTGGATCGACAGGCCCTGCCGCACGGCGGTGGACTTCGACACGCTTGGGCGGGTGGAGCTGGAGTTCACCTGA
- a CDS encoding class I SAM-dependent methyltransferase, with protein sequence MTDGARIQGGGLLAQAWAILRPPAVDALYGMLGTRAFTAQGLWLNLGHWREARSIEEACPALALLLAEAAAIGPDDTVVDVGFGFADQDMLWAKRFAPRRITGLNVTPLHVRLGRVRVRRAGLGDTIDLREGSATAMPLPDESCDVVTALECAFHFDTRADFLAEAFRVLRPGGRIALADIIPAAQAGGALRRRWQAASWRALARALSISDANADTQQTYAARFAAAGFDAVEVRSIGAEVFPGFHQALREDAAFFARLPASARIAYRPLLRFEAGAIYAGLDYVLATARKPFADGRAT encoded by the coding sequence ATGACCGATGGCGCGAGGATCCAGGGCGGTGGCTTGCTGGCACAGGCCTGGGCCATACTGCGGCCGCCGGCGGTGGATGCGCTGTACGGGATGCTCGGCACGCGCGCCTTCACGGCGCAGGGGCTTTGGCTGAACCTCGGCCATTGGCGCGAGGCGCGCAGCATCGAGGAGGCGTGCCCCGCGCTGGCGCTGCTGCTGGCCGAGGCCGCGGCGATCGGACCCGACGATACCGTCGTCGATGTCGGCTTCGGCTTCGCGGACCAGGACATGCTCTGGGCGAAGCGTTTCGCGCCGCGCCGCATCACCGGGCTGAACGTGACGCCGCTGCATGTGCGGCTGGGGCGGGTGCGGGTGCGGCGCGCGGGGCTTGGCGACACCATCGACCTGCGTGAGGGATCGGCGACTGCGATGCCGCTGCCCGATGAGTCCTGCGACGTGGTGACCGCGCTGGAATGCGCCTTCCACTTCGACACGCGCGCGGATTTCCTGGCGGAGGCCTTCCGCGTGCTGCGGCCGGGCGGACGCATCGCGCTGGCCGACATCATTCCCGCGGCACAAGCGGGCGGCGCGCTGCGGCGGCGCTGGCAGGCCGCGTCCTGGCGCGCGCTCGCGCGGGCGCTGTCGATCTCCGATGCCAATGCCGACACACAGCAGACCTATGCCGCGCGCTTCGCCGCCGCCGGCTTCGACGCGGTGGAAGTGCGGTCGATCGGCGCGGAGGTCTTCCCAGGCTTCCACCAGGCGCTGCGGGAGGACGCCGCCTTCTTCGCGCGGCTGCCGGCCTCGGCGCGGATCGCGTACCGGCCGCTGCTGCGCTTCGAGGCCGGCGCCATCTACGCCGGCCTCGACTACGTGCTCGCGACGGCGCGCAAGCCTTTTGCCGACGGCCGCGCGACGTGA
- the uvrB gene encoding excinuclease ABC subunit UvrB, whose translation MNLIAPGPVLFMPQKRPAPPSEHRLKVVSPFEPNGDQPAAIRELTAGLLQGERDQVLLGVTGSGKTFTMAKVIEELQRPALVLAPNKTLAAQLYGEMKSFFPENAVEYFVSYYDYFQPEAYVPRTDTYIEKDSQINEQIDRMRHSATQALLERNDVVIVASVSCIYGIGSVETYSRMVVKLERGGRIDRDALVKGLVEQQYRRNDSFFARGTFRVRGESVDIWPSHLDDRAWRISLFGDEIDGIREFDPLTGEVTSEMERVAIYANSHYVTPRPTLTQAISRIKEELKERLAQLEVEGKLLERQRLEQRTIFDIEMMETTGSCKGIENYSRYLTGRNPGEPPPTLFEYLPDNAVLIVDESHVTVPQIGGMYRGDFARKAILSEFGFRLPSCTDNRPLKFEEWDAYRPQTVFVSATPGPWEMERTGGAFAEQVIRPTGLVDPVCEIRPVEGQVDDLLAECRTVSQAGGRVLVTTLTKRMAEDLTEYMTEAGIRVRYLHSDVDTLERIEIIRDLRKGVFDVLVGINLLREGLDIPECALVAILDADKEGFLRSATALIQTIGRAARNVEGRVVLYADTMTNSLKRALEETERRRTKQTAWNTEHGITPTTIKREIADVLRDVSQGDYVTVEAVEDDSAANFVGKDLRASIAELERRMRAAAADLEFETAARLRDEIKRLEALDLGLEPNLAGRSLREATPKADWKPKPLGPGGGGYDPKKMKGGRKKKAG comes from the coding sequence ATGAACCTGATCGCCCCCGGCCCCGTCCTGTTCATGCCGCAGAAGCGGCCCGCCCCGCCCTCCGAGCATCGGCTGAAGGTGGTCTCCCCCTTCGAGCCGAACGGCGACCAGCCGGCTGCGATCCGTGAGCTGACGGCGGGGCTTCTGCAGGGCGAGCGCGACCAGGTGCTGCTGGGTGTGACCGGTTCCGGCAAGACCTTCACCATGGCCAAGGTCATCGAGGAACTGCAGCGCCCCGCCCTGGTGCTGGCGCCGAACAAGACGCTGGCCGCGCAGCTGTACGGTGAGATGAAGTCATTCTTCCCCGAGAACGCGGTGGAATACTTCGTCAGCTATTACGACTACTTCCAGCCGGAAGCCTACGTCCCGCGCACCGACACCTACATCGAGAAGGATTCGCAGATCAACGAGCAGATCGACCGCATGCGCCATTCGGCGACGCAGGCGCTGCTCGAACGCAACGACGTGGTGATCGTGGCGTCGGTGTCGTGCATCTACGGCATCGGGTCGGTCGAAACCTACAGCCGCATGGTCGTGAAGCTCGAACGCGGCGGGCGGATCGACCGTGACGCACTGGTGAAGGGTCTGGTCGAACAGCAGTACCGCCGCAACGACAGCTTCTTCGCGCGCGGCACCTTCCGCGTGCGCGGCGAGAGCGTGGACATCTGGCCATCGCACCTCGATGATCGCGCCTGGCGCATCTCCCTGTTCGGCGACGAGATCGACGGCATCCGCGAATTCGACCCGCTGACCGGCGAGGTCACCTCGGAGATGGAACGCGTCGCGATCTACGCCAACAGCCACTACGTCACGCCGCGCCCGACGCTGACCCAGGCGATCTCCCGCATCAAGGAGGAGCTGAAGGAACGGCTCGCGCAGCTCGAGGTCGAGGGCAAGCTGCTGGAACGCCAGCGCCTGGAACAGCGCACCATCTTCGATATCGAGATGATGGAGACGACCGGCTCCTGCAAAGGGATCGAGAATTATTCCCGCTACCTGACCGGCCGCAACCCGGGCGAGCCGCCGCCGACGCTGTTCGAATACCTGCCCGACAACGCCGTGCTGATCGTGGACGAGAGCCACGTGACGGTGCCGCAGATCGGCGGCATGTATCGCGGCGACTTCGCGCGCAAGGCGATCCTGAGCGAATTCGGCTTCCGCCTGCCCTCGTGCACCGACAACCGTCCGCTGAAGTTCGAGGAATGGGACGCCTATCGCCCGCAGACGGTGTTCGTGAGCGCCACGCCCGGCCCGTGGGAAATGGAACGCACCGGCGGCGCCTTTGCCGAACAGGTGATCCGCCCGACCGGCCTGGTCGATCCGGTCTGCGAAATCCGCCCTGTCGAAGGCCAGGTGGACGACCTGCTGGCCGAATGCCGCACCGTGTCGCAGGCGGGCGGGCGCGTGCTGGTGACAACGCTCACCAAGCGCATGGCCGAGGACCTGACCGAATACATGACGGAAGCGGGCATCCGCGTCCGCTACCTGCACAGCGATGTCGATACGCTGGAGCGCATCGAGATCATCCGCGATCTTCGAAAAGGCGTGTTCGACGTGCTGGTCGGCATCAACCTGCTGCGCGAGGGCCTCGACATTCCCGAATGCGCGCTGGTCGCGATCCTCGATGCCGACAAGGAAGGCTTCCTGCGCTCCGCCACCGCGCTGATCCAGACCATCGGCCGCGCCGCGCGCAATGTGGAAGGCCGCGTGGTGCTCTATGCCGACACCATGACCAACAGCCTCAAGCGCGCGCTGGAGGAGACCGAGCGCCGCCGCACCAAGCAGACCGCCTGGAACACCGAGCACGGCATCACCCCCACCACCATCAAGCGCGAGATCGCCGACGTGCTGCGCGATGTCAGCCAGGGCGACTACGTGACGGTGGAGGCGGTCGAGGACGACAGCGCCGCGAACTTCGTCGGCAAGGACCTGCGCGCCTCGATCGCGGAGCTGGAACGCAGGATGCGCGCCGCCGCGGCGGACCTGGAGTTCGAGACCGCCGCACGACTGCGCGACGAGATCAAGCGGCTCGAGGCGCTCGACCTCGGCCTGGAACCGAACCTGGCCGGACGGTCGCTGCGCGAGGCCACGCCCAAGGCCGACTGGAAACCGAAGCCGCTCGGCCCCGGTGGCGGCGGCTACGATCCGAAGAAGATGAAGGGCGGCCGGAAGAAGAAGGCCGGCTGA
- a CDS encoding class I adenylate-forming enzyme family protein — MTPGPLLAALADWAAREPARAAFIDRGVPVAFGALDRRVATAAAWLGGQGVRAGDMVGITLREDMAHIVAALALLLLGCDQVTLASHDPPAMRLALARRLGVAVLLAADDADALPGLPLLRFAPQDAAAPPPVPPGRIGRVVLASSGTTGQPKLIPLAEADLAAQMARRAGEGRVFFRSIPVEHNNAKKYHLGLLALGATTVLANCAALPDLAEACARWGIDRVTLPPERAAALADLQARPGAHPWPSGTSIAVFGAAATPALRRRVMDAVTPNLVVNYSTTEIGTATIAWPADHARHPDGVGRPIDGVHLRIVDEAGRDLPPGGTGLVRVRAPGMAQGYLDDPEAQARAFHDGWFQPGDRGRIEADGTLVFVGRDAEMMMLGTINIFPAEIERAAQGFPGVADCAAFAMRSASLGDIPALAVVETAPGAVDVAALAASCRARLGLRAPRRVVVVPALPRTVTGKVQRDRLAALTEGG; from the coding sequence ATGACGCCCGGCCCGCTCCTCGCCGCCCTTGCCGACTGGGCAGCGCGCGAACCTGCCCGCGCCGCCTTCATCGACCGCGGTGTGCCGGTCGCCTTCGGGGCGCTGGACCGCCGCGTGGCCACCGCCGCCGCCTGGCTGGGGGGCCAGGGGGTCCGTGCCGGCGACATGGTCGGCATCACCCTGCGCGAGGACATGGCGCACATCGTCGCGGCGCTGGCGCTGCTCCTCCTGGGCTGCGACCAGGTCACGCTGGCGTCGCACGATCCGCCCGCGATGCGCCTGGCGCTCGCGCGGCGGCTGGGCGTGGCGGTGCTGCTGGCGGCGGACGACGCCGATGCGCTGCCGGGCCTGCCGCTGCTGCGCTTCGCGCCGCAGGATGCTGCCGCCCCGCCGCCGGTCCCGCCGGGGCGCATCGGGCGGGTCGTGCTCGCCAGCTCGGGCACCACCGGCCAGCCCAAGCTGATCCCGCTCGCGGAAGCCGACCTCGCGGCGCAGATGGCGCGCCGCGCCGGCGAGGGGCGGGTCTTCTTCCGGTCCATCCCGGTCGAGCACAACAACGCGAAGAAGTACCACCTGGGCCTTCTCGCGCTGGGGGCCACGACGGTGCTGGCGAACTGCGCCGCGCTGCCCGACCTCGCGGAGGCCTGCGCAAGGTGGGGCATCGACCGCGTGACGCTGCCGCCCGAACGCGCCGCCGCGCTGGCCGACCTGCAGGCACGCCCCGGGGCGCATCCCTGGCCCTCCGGCACTTCGATCGCGGTGTTCGGCGCCGCCGCCACGCCGGCGCTGCGGCGGCGCGTGATGGACGCCGTCACGCCGAACCTGGTGGTCAACTATTCCACCACCGAGATCGGTACCGCGACCATCGCCTGGCCTGCCGACCATGCGCGGCATCCCGACGGCGTCGGCCGCCCGATCGACGGGGTGCACCTGCGCATCGTGGACGAGGCCGGGCGCGACCTGCCGCCGGGCGGGACCGGGTTGGTCCGCGTGCGGGCGCCGGGCATGGCGCAAGGCTACCTGGACGATCCCGAGGCGCAGGCCCGCGCCTTCCACGATGGCTGGTTCCAGCCCGGCGACCGTGGCCGCATCGAAGCCGACGGCACGCTGGTCTTCGTGGGCCGCGATGCCGAGATGATGATGCTGGGCACCATCAACATCTTCCCTGCCGAGATCGAGCGTGCCGCGCAGGGTTTTCCGGGAGTGGCGGATTGCGCGGCCTTCGCGATGCGGTCGGCGTCGCTCGGCGACATCCCGGCCCTGGCCGTGGTGGAGACCGCGCCGGGTGCGGTGGACGTGGCGGCGCTGGCGGCTTCCTGCCGGGCAAGGCTCGGCCTGCGTGCTCCGCGCCGCGTGGTGGTGGTGCCCGCCCTGCCGCGCACCGTCACCGGCAAGGTTCAGCGGGACCGCCTGGCGGCGCTGACCGAGGGCGGCTGA
- a CDS encoding PAAR domain-containing protein produces MMPAARMSDMHVCPMVEPGPVPHVGGPIVGPCAPTVLIGGLPAARMGDTCICTGPPDTIATGSAKVTIGGKPAARMGDATAHGGTIVAGCPTVLIG; encoded by the coding sequence ATGATGCCCGCCGCCCGCATGTCGGACATGCATGTCTGTCCCATGGTCGAACCCGGCCCCGTGCCGCATGTCGGCGGGCCGATCGTGGGCCCCTGCGCGCCGACCGTGCTGATCGGCGGCCTGCCGGCCGCGCGCATGGGCGACACATGCATCTGCACCGGCCCGCCGGACACGATCGCGACCGGCAGCGCCAAGGTGACGATCGGCGGCAAGCCCGCCGCACGGATGGGCGATGCGACCGCGCATGGCGGCACCATCGTGGCGGGCTGCCCCACCGTGCTGATCGGCTGA
- a CDS encoding DUF6931 family protein, translating into MTQPLRKLTMALPEVLARIEVDPPSRTLVEGLATVPEALAALEQHGHWIAAIRILGQALPVREAVWWACVCARRAPDPAATPADLAALQATDAWVRRPSEELRRAAMAAAQAAGARSPEAWAAIGAFWSGGSVGPADAPEIPPAPQMCGVAVASAVLLAALRPDPEQAAGRHPAFVASARNIADGGGG; encoded by the coding sequence ATGACCCAGCCGCTCCGGAAGTTGACGATGGCGCTGCCGGAGGTGCTGGCGCGCATCGAGGTCGACCCGCCCAGCCGAACGCTGGTCGAAGGCCTCGCCACCGTGCCCGAGGCGCTCGCCGCGCTGGAGCAGCATGGCCACTGGATCGCCGCCATCCGCATCCTCGGCCAGGCGCTGCCCGTGCGCGAGGCGGTCTGGTGGGCCTGCGTGTGCGCCCGCCGCGCGCCCGACCCGGCGGCGACGCCTGCCGACCTGGCCGCACTGCAGGCCACCGATGCCTGGGTCCGGCGGCCGTCCGAGGAGCTCCGCCGCGCTGCGATGGCCGCCGCGCAAGCGGCCGGCGCGCGCAGCCCCGAGGCCTGGGCCGCGATCGGCGCGTTCTGGTCGGGCGGCAGCGTCGGCCCGGCGGACGCCCCGGAGATCCCGCCCGCGCCGCAGATGTGCGGCGTGGCGGTCGCCTCGGCGGTGCTGCTGGCCGCGCTGCGCCCCGACCCCGAACAGGCCGCCGGGCGCCACCCCGCCTTCGTCGCGAGCGCGCGCAACATCGCCGACGGCGGTGGCGGATGA
- a CDS encoding type VI secretion system Vgr family protein, producing MVYDPTTRSYVQSNRLLKITTDLGVDMVMLTELDGVDELSRPFLFKIRMVTDRPMEDVKALLSTAVTLEFGAAGTEDGRRPFRGYLRRLVRTELTNATRDEWQWEAEVVPRLWFLSLRTNMRIHKDITFQQIVMKMAGEYGIPTPVMRATSFGSTKLDFCVQYRESDLAFLSRIMERYGWFYFHQHDKHQTNLIVADANLHADQRTVLDDSNLISVEEDFSVQSGQWSLREFDPFSFVASAERRPTKISGKALNTAHERYDYVGAFIEKSGQSGVMGLVPVGRDLTDVAMEREEARHHLCRGASINAHLDAGRRATVAGSDVLVTAVTHRARDYSHWTDADWGAQERTAPFYENAFTCIPFAVPFRPEAITPRPVVDGPQTAKVTFGGDNPQIDKFGRVKLDFHWDREHSGSAWVRVSQGWAGKGHGQMHIPQTGDEVIVEFLEGDPDRPIVTGRVYNGKNTVPFPLPGEHTRSGIKTVRDNQLRFDDANGKEEVYIRAAKTLLTEVVDTETHKVGLGGTGDRITEIANSDTLTLKQGNLKIKATMGGVEIEAAQQIVLKVGASKLTVNQGGVTIEGTMIELKAVALVKINGATITIG from the coding sequence ATGGTGTACGACCCGACGACGCGTTCGTACGTCCAGTCGAACCGTCTCCTGAAGATCACCACCGATCTCGGCGTCGACATGGTCATGCTGACCGAGCTCGACGGGGTGGACGAGCTGTCCCGGCCCTTCCTGTTCAAGATCCGGATGGTCACCGACAGGCCGATGGAAGACGTGAAGGCGTTGCTGTCGACGGCGGTGACCCTGGAATTCGGTGCCGCGGGCACGGAGGATGGGCGGCGGCCGTTCCGCGGCTACCTCCGCCGGCTGGTGCGCACCGAGCTCACGAACGCGACGCGCGACGAATGGCAATGGGAGGCCGAGGTCGTGCCGCGGCTGTGGTTCCTGTCGCTGCGCACCAACATGCGCATCCACAAGGACATCACGTTCCAGCAGATCGTCATGAAGATGGCTGGCGAATACGGCATCCCCACGCCGGTCATGCGCGCCACAAGCTTCGGGTCGACGAAGCTCGATTTCTGCGTCCAGTACCGCGAGAGCGACCTCGCCTTCCTGTCGCGCATCATGGAGCGCTACGGCTGGTTCTACTTCCACCAGCACGACAAGCACCAGACGAACCTGATCGTCGCTGACGCCAACCTTCATGCCGACCAGCGCACCGTTCTCGACGACTCCAACCTCATATCGGTCGAGGAGGATTTCTCGGTGCAATCGGGCCAGTGGTCCCTTCGCGAGTTCGATCCCTTCAGCTTCGTCGCCTCGGCGGAGCGGCGCCCGACCAAGATCAGCGGCAAGGCGCTCAATACCGCGCATGAACGCTACGACTATGTCGGGGCCTTCATCGAGAAGTCGGGCCAGTCGGGCGTGATGGGCCTGGTGCCTGTCGGGCGCGACCTGACCGACGTCGCGATGGAGCGCGAGGAGGCGCGCCACCACCTGTGCCGCGGTGCCAGCATCAACGCGCACCTCGACGCCGGGCGGAGGGCCACGGTCGCCGGGTCCGACGTGCTGGTCACCGCCGTCACGCACCGCGCCCGCGACTACAGCCATTGGACCGACGCAGACTGGGGCGCGCAGGAGCGGACCGCACCCTTCTACGAGAACGCCTTCACCTGCATCCCGTTCGCCGTGCCCTTCCGGCCCGAGGCGATCACCCCGCGCCCGGTGGTGGACGGCCCGCAGACCGCCAAGGTCACGTTCGGCGGCGACAATCCCCAGATCGACAAGTTCGGCCGCGTCAAGCTGGACTTCCACTGGGACCGGGAGCACAGCGGGTCGGCCTGGGTGCGCGTCTCCCAAGGCTGGGCCGGCAAAGGCCATGGCCAGATGCATATCCCGCAGACCGGCGACGAGGTGATCGTCGAGTTCCTAGAAGGCGATCCCGACCGGCCGATCGTCACCGGGCGCGTCTACAACGGCAAGAACACGGTTCCCTTCCCGCTGCCGGGCGAGCACACGCGATCCGGCATCAAGACCGTCCGCGACAATCAGCTCCGCTTCGACGACGCGAACGGCAAGGAGGAGGTCTATATCCGCGCGGCGAAGACCCTGCTGACCGAGGTGGTGGACACCGAGACGCACAAGGTGGGCCTGGGCGGCACGGGCGACCGCATCACCGAGATCGCCAACAGCGATACGCTGACCCTCAAGCAGGGCAACCTCAAGATCAAGGCGACGATGGGCGGGGTCGAGATCGAGGCGGCGCAGCAGATCGTCCTCAAGGTCGGTGCCAGCAAGCTCACGGTCAACCAGGGGGGCGTGACCATCGAGGGCACGATGATCGAGTTGAAGGCCGTCGCCCTGGTCAAGATCAATGGCGCGACCATCACGATCGGATGA